In the Halorubrum ruber genome, CGTCACGGGCGGCGACCGCCGCGGGGGCTACGGGCGCCTCCTCGCGGTGCTGTACGTCGACGGCGAGGATTTCAACGAACGCCTGCTGACGGAGGGGTACGCGCGGCTGTACGACACCGAGTTCGCGCTGCGCGACGCGTACGCGGCGGCCGAGGCGGACGCGATGGAGCGCGGGGTGGGGCTCTGGAACTTCGACGAGTCCGACTACCCGACCGACGCGAGCGAGGTCGACGACGCCGACCTCCCGCCGCTGCCGCCCGACGGCGACTACGACTGCGACGACTTCGACACGCGGGCGGAGGCGAACGCGGTCCTCGACCGATCGTCGGGCGACCCGCACGATCTCGACGCGGACGGCGACGGCGAGGCCTGCGAGTCGCTCCCGTGACGACCCTCCGGCCGGCGATTCGCCGGACCGGCCGGTCCCGAAGGCGACTGCCGGGGCGCGACGTTTTATGGCCCCCGCGGCCGGCGGCTTCCACATGGAGTACACGACGCTGGGCGGCACGGGAGCGACCGTGAGCGGACTCGCGCTCGGGTGTATGAGCTTCGGGAGCGGGCACGACTGGATGCTCGACGAAGAGGAGGGCCGCGAGCTGGTCGAGCGCGCGATCGAGCTTGGGATCACGTTCTTCGACACCGCGAACGTCTACTCGAACGGCGAGAGCGAGGAGATCCTCGGCGACGTCCTCGGCGAGTACGACCGCGACGAGTTCGTCGTCGCCACGAAGGTGTACGGCGAGATGGACGAGTCGAACCCGAACTCGAGCGGCCTTTCGCGCAAGGCGATCGAGCAGGAGCTCGAGAACTCGCTCGACCGGCTCGGGATGGACACGGTCGACCTGTATCAGATCCACCGCTGGGATTACGACACGCCGATCGAGGAGACGCTCGCGACGCTCGACGACGCGGTGCGGCGCGGCGACGTGCGGTACCTCGGCGCCTCCTCGATGTGGGCCCACCAGTTCGCCGAGTCGCTCCGCGTCAGCGAACGGCGAGGGTACGAGCGGTTCGTCACGATGCAGAACCTCTACAACCTCGCGTATCGCGAGGAGGAGCGCGAGATGGCCCCGCTGTGCGAGAAGAAGGACGTGGGGATGATCCCGTGGAGCCCCGTCGGCGCGGGGTACCTCGCACGGCCGTACGAACAGGACGACGCGACGACCCGGGGGGAACACGAGACCGATCTCGGCAGGCCCTACCGCGAGGGCGGCGGCGAGGAGATCAACCGTCGCGTCGAGGAGCTCGCCGAGGAGAAGGGCGTGAAGATGGCGCAGATCGCGCTCCGGTGGGTGGCCGGCAAGGATGTCGTCGACGCGCCCATCGTCGGCACTTCCAGCGTCGAACACCTCGAAGACGCCGTCGAGGCGCTGGACGTCGACCTCTCCGACTCCGACGTCGAGTGGCTCGAAGAGCCGTACGAGCCGGTCCGCGTCTCCGGTCACGAGTAGGACCCCGAGCCGCCGGGCGCGGACCGGACGGTCGAGTCCCTGTGTCGCCGTAACACACTTAAGAGCGCGCTCGATACGGTGTCGTAGTGGCATCCCGACAGGGCGGGTCGGGGGACGCGGAGCCCCTCGGGCCCGGATCGACGGAGCGTCGGACCGCTTCCACGACCGCCGCC is a window encoding:
- a CDS encoding aldo/keto reductase, with the translated sequence MEYTTLGGTGATVSGLALGCMSFGSGHDWMLDEEEGRELVERAIELGITFFDTANVYSNGESEEILGDVLGEYDRDEFVVATKVYGEMDESNPNSSGLSRKAIEQELENSLDRLGMDTVDLYQIHRWDYDTPIEETLATLDDAVRRGDVRYLGASSMWAHQFAESLRVSERRGYERFVTMQNLYNLAYREEEREMAPLCEKKDVGMIPWSPVGAGYLARPYEQDDATTRGEHETDLGRPYREGGGEEINRRVEELAEEKGVKMAQIALRWVAGKDVVDAPIVGTSSVEHLEDAVEALDVDLSDSDVEWLEEPYEPVRVSGHE